In Musa acuminata AAA Group cultivar baxijiao chromosome BXJ2-10, Cavendish_Baxijiao_AAA, whole genome shotgun sequence, a genomic segment contains:
- the LOC103969412 gene encoding protodermal factor 1-like, with protein sequence MDRWLGRGKTSLVCLLLVGLLSHNVFTPVVSRSLQEFAEQKNYYPPATGSTPTHSHGTPNCPTPSGGGYGTPTPSHGGSHGIPTVPSHGGSHGTTPTVPSHGGSYGSTPTVPSQGSPTPSGGYSPPYSPSTPSTPTTDPHIPPFFTGTCRFWGSHPDAIAAIIGSLGTIGDLFGHGCAAIFGSNPSLTDALTNTRTDGYGALIREGTAAFLNSMANSRYPFTTRQVKTAFAGAITSDGIAATQAEIFEQANEGKYKT encoded by the exons ATGGACCGGTGGCTAGGAAGAGGGAAGACTTCCTTGGTCTGTCTTCTTCTAGTTGGGTTGCTTTCTCACAATGTGTTTACTCCAGTCGTGAGCCGAAGTCTACAGGAGTTTGCCGAGCAGAAGAACTATTATCCTCCAGCAACCGGAAGCACTCCCACAC ATTCACACGGGACACCAAATTGTCCGACCCCGTCCGGTGGTGGCTACGGCACCCCAACACCCTCTCATGGAGGAAGCCATGGCATACCCACGGTGCCCTCTCATGGAGGAAGCCATGGCACTACTCCCACGGTGCCCTCTCATGGAGGAAGCTATGGCAGCACTCCCACAGTGCCCTCTCAGGGATCACCAACGCCCAGCGGCGGTTACTCCCCTCCGTATTCCCCATCCACGCCTTCCACGCCGACGACCGACCCCCACATCCCACCGTTCTTCACCGGCACCTGCAG GTTCTGGGGTTCCCACCCTGATGCCATAGCCGCCATCATCGGCTCCTTGGGCACCATAGGCGATCTCTTCGGCCACGGCTGTGCCGCCATCTTTGGCAGCAACCCCAGCTTGACCGACGCGTTGACCAACACCAGGACCGACGGGTACGGCGCTCTCATCCGCGAGGGAACCGCCGCCTTCCTCAACTCCATGGCCAACAGCAGGTACCCCTTCACCACCCGGCAGGTGAAGACCGCTTTCGCCGGTGCCATCACCTCCGACGGCATCGCCGCGACGCAGGCCGAAATCTTCGAGCAAGCCAACGAAGGGAAGTACAAGACTTAG
- the LOC135625407 gene encoding peroxidase P7-like, protein MAVSVESFLKLCFLFCLVSTSSGQLSPTFYLQTCPTLQTIVSLTMTTTVLLDPRMGASLLRLFFHDCFVNGCDASVLLDDTATFTGEKNAGPNANSLRGFGVIDTIKAAVELVCPGTVSCADILALAARDGVALLGGPSWTVALGRRDATTASQSAANSNLPGPGSSLSQLIAAFATKGLNARDMTALSGAHTIGQARCVNFRSHIYNDANVDAGFASQRQRNCPSSGGDNNLAPLDVQTANTFDNAYYRNLIAMRGLLHSDQELFNNGTQDALVQQYSTNAAAFAADFAAAMVKMGNISPLTGSSGEIRSNCRRVN, encoded by the exons ATGGCGGTTTCTGTGGAAAGCTTCCTCAAACTCTGCTTCCTCTTCTGCCTCGTGTCTACTTCCAGTGGGCAGCTGTCGCCTACGTTCTACCTTCAGACGTGCCCAACTCTGCAGACTATCGTGAGCCTGACCATGACGACGACCGTCCTCCTCGATCCGCGGATGGGAGCCTCCCTTCTTCGTCTCTTCTTCCACGACTGCTTCGTAAAT GGCTGCGACGCGTCGGTGCTGCTGGACGACACCGCCACGTTCACTGGGGAGAAGAACGCAGGTCCGAACGCCAACTCCCTGCGCGGCTTCGGCGTCATCGACACCATCAAAGCCGCAGTGGAGTTGGTGTGCCCCGGCACGGTCTCCTGCGCCGACATTCTCGCGTTGGCCGCACGCGACGGCGTGGCTCTG CTCGGTGGACCATCTTGGACCGTGGCGTTGGGACGTAGGGACGCCACCACCGCCAGCCAAAGCGCGGCCAATAGCAACCTCCCGGGCCCCGGCTCCAGCCTTTCCCAGCTCATCGCCGCGTTCGCCACGAAGGGCTTGAACGCCCGCGACATGACCGCGCTCTCCGGCGCCCACACCATCGGCCAGGCCCGCTGCGTCAACTTCCGCTCCCACATCTACAACGACGCCAACGTCGACGCCGGCTTCGCCTCCCAGCGCCAGCGGAACTGCCCCTCCTCCGGCGGCGACAATAACCTGGCCCCGCTCGACGTCCAGACCGCCAACACCTTCGACAACGCGTACTACCGGAACCTCATCGCCATGCGGGGTCTCCTCCACTCGGATCAGGAGCTCTTCAACAATGGAACGCAGGACGCGCTGGTGCAGCAGTACAGCACCAACGCTGCAGCTTTCGCGGCCGACTTCGCGGCGGCCATGGTGAAGATGGGGAACATCAGCCCGCTGACGGGAAGCAGCGGAGAGATCAGATCGAACTGCAGGAGGGTGAACTGA
- the LOC135625404 gene encoding protein HIGH CHLOROPHYLL FLUORESCENCE PHENOTYPE 173, chloroplastic-like: MECCCGLSLRSSASALLDPQGISSSHTCKRNSGDLHLQVLSLRAKQFIPHAYRSDPCLYKEALPPFKYSRKYKGAISAESGRQTWDFGRFIRTLYFFNGPPNPAKFIESLIEKLSSPTSTELIKKMETSDMVLVAGATGGVGRRVVNILRNKGFPVCALVRNKEKARSMLGPDVDLIVGDITKMETLSPEYFKGVKKVINAASVIIGPKEGDTPDRAKYSQGIKFFEPEIKGDSPEKVEYIGMQNLINAVKNSVGLQDGELLFGFKGNITGKLIWGALDDVVMGGVSESGFQVDPKGNEDGGPTGLFKGVVSIANNGGFTSIRTKNFSTPEDLSAYDGIEMRVKGDGRRYKLILRTSYDWDTVGYTASFDTTKEQWQTIKLPFSSFRPIFRARTVTDAAPFDPSKIISLQLMYSKFEYDGKLNPTFVEGSFQLPFSSIRAYINEPITPRFVHVSSAGVTRPGRPGLDLSKQPPAVRLNKELGFVLTYKLKGEDLLRESGIPYAIVRPCALTEEPAGADLIFDQGDNITGKISREEIARICIAALDSPYACGKTFEVKSTVPFSELYVIDPENPPPEKDYDEYFKNLKEGITGKEALEGNPVPV, from the exons ATGGAGTGCTGCTGCGGTCTCTCCTTGCGATCTTCGGCTTCGGCTCTTCTCGATCCTCAG GGGATTTCTTCATCACACACTTGCAAAAGAAACTCCGGTGACTTGCATCTTCAAGTGCTATCCCTCCGTGCTAAGCAATTTATCCCACATGCTTATAGATCGGATCCATGTCTTTACAAGGAAGCTCTGCCTCCTTTTAAATACTCAAGAAAGTACAAGGGAGCTATATCTGCTGAGTCTGGTCGGCAAACTTGGGATTTTGGTAGATTCATTAGAACATTGTATTTTTTTAATGGACCTCCTAATcctgccaag TTCATCGAATCTCTGATCGAAAAACTGTCAAGTCCAACATCAACTGAACTAATAAAGAAAATGGAAACTTCTGATATGGTGCTGGTAGCTGGAGCCACTGGTGGTGTTGGACGAAGGGTAGTTAACATCTTAAGGAATAAAGGGTTTCCTGTTTGTGCACTG GTTAGAAATAAAGAGAAGGCAAGATCCATGTTAGGGCCTGATGTTGACTTG ATTGTTGGAGATATTACTAAGATGGAAACGCTTTCTCCCGAATACTTCAAAGGGGTGAAAAAAGTCATCAATGCAGCTTCTGTTATCATCGGCCCAAAGGAAGGGGATACTCCTGATAGAGCAAAGTACAGCCAA GGGATTAAATTTTTCGAACCTGAG ATAAAAGGAGATTCACCAGAAAAAGTAGAATATATCGGAATGCAAAATCTGATTAATGCAGTGAAGAATAGTGTAGGGCTACAGGATGGAGAATTGTTATTTGGATTCAAAG GCAATATCACAGGGAAGCTTATCTGGGGTGCTTTAGATGATGTTGTCATGGGAGGTGTTAGTGAAAGTGGATTCCAGGTTGACCCTAAGGGAAACGAAGATGGCGGACCGACTGGGTTGTTCAAAG GTGTTGTTTCAATTGCAAACAATGGTGGATTCACCAGTATCAGGACCAAG AATTTTTCTACACCTGAAGACCTTTCAGCATATGACGGTATTGAAATGAGAGTTAAAGGTGATGGACGTCGTTACAAGCTCATTTTACGCACTAGTTATGATTGGGATACGGTGGGTTATACAGCAAGCTTTGACACCACAAAGGAGCAGTGGCAGACA ATAAAGCTGCCATTTTCTTCATTTAGGCCTATATTTCGTGCTCGAACTGTGACAGATGCTGCCCCCTTTGACCCGAGCAAAATAATTTCGCTGCAG CTCATGTACAGCAAGTTTGAGTATGATGGGAAACTCAACCCAACTTTTGTGGAAGGTTCATTTCAGCTTCCATTTTCCAGCATACGAGCATACATTAATGAGCCTATCACTCCCAG GTTTGTACATGTGAGTTCCGCAGGGGTTACTCGACCTGGCAGACCTGGACTGGATTTAAGCAAACAACCGCCTGCAGTGCGCTTGAACAAGGAGTTAGGCTTTGTCCTCACATATAAACTGAAG GGTGAAGATTTGTTACGTGAAAGTGGTATTCCGTATGCAATTGTTCGGCCATGTGCTCTAACAGAAGAACCTGCAGGAGCTGATCTCATTTTCGATCAAGGAGACAATATAACG GGTAAAATTTCAAGGGAGGAGATTGCACGAATCTGCATTGCAGCTCTGGATAGCCCATATGCATGTGGGAAGACCTTTGAG GTGAAAAGTACTGTGCCGTTTAGTGAGCTGTATGTGATCGACCCCGAAAACCCTCCACCGGAGAAGGACTATGATGAGTACTTCAAGAACTTGAAAGAGGGTATAACAGGGAAAGAGGCATTGGAAGGGAACCCGGTGCCAGTTTGA
- the LOC103969414 gene encoding peroxidase P7, producing the protein MATSWRSCLTLCFLFLLASASMAQLSPSFYSLTCPTLRVVVLLRMTQAVLQEPRMGASILRLFFHDCFVNGCDASVLLDDTATFTGEKNAGPNANSLRGFDVIDDIKSAVELVCPGTVSCADILALAARDGVVLLGGPSWTVPLGRRDATTASQSAANSNLPSPASSLSQLISAFSAQGLSARDMTALSGAHTIGQARCVNFRSHIYDDTNIDTDFASQRQQNCPSSGGDNSLAPLDLQTATEFDNAYYQNLVGFQGLLHSDQELFNNGSQDSLVQQYSTDGSTFFSDFAAAMVKMGNIKPLTGSNGEIRLDCRKVN; encoded by the exons ATGGCCACCTCCTGGAGAAGCTGCCTCACACTTTGTTTCCTCTTCTTGCTTGCTTCGGCTTCCATGGCGCAGCTGTCGCCTTCGTTTTACAGCCTGACATGTCCAACTCTGCGGGTCGTCGTGCTTCTGAGAATGACGCAGGCCGTCCTTCAGGAGCCGAGGATGGGCGCATCCATTCTTCGGCTCTTCTTCCATGACTGCTTCGTAAAT GGCTGCGACGCATCGGTCCTACTGGATGACACGGCGACGTTCACCGGTGAGAAGAACGCTGGTCCAAACGCTAACTCCCTGCGTGGCTTCGACGTGATCGACGACATAAAGTCCGCCGTCGAGCTGGTGTGTCCCGGCACGGTTTCGTGTGCTGACATCCTCGCGCTTGCCGCTCGTGATGGCGTTGTGCTG CTTGGTGGCCCATCTTGGACAGTGCCACTGGGACGCAGGGACGCCACCACAGCCAGCCAAAGCGCGGCCAACAGCAACCTCCCGAGCCCCGCCTCCAGTCTATCCCAGCTCATCTCCGCCTTCTCCGCCCAGGGGTTGAGCGCCCGCGACATGACCGCGCTCTCCGGCGCCCACACCATCGGCCAGGCCCGCTGCGTCAACTTCCGCTCCCACATCTACGACGACACCAACATCGACACCGACTTCGCGTCGCAGCGCCAACAGAACTGCCCGTCCTCCGGCGGCGACAACAGCCTAGCTCCGCTCGACCTCCAGACGGCCACCGAGTTCGACAACGCGTACTATCAGAACCTGGTGGGTTTCCAGGGCCTCCTCCACTCGGACCAGGAGCTCTTCAACAACGGGTCGCAGGACTCGCTGGTGCAGCAGTACAGCACAGACGGTTCCACCTTTTTTAGCGACTTTGCAGCGGCCATGGTGAAGATGGGAAACATCAAACCTCTCACGGGATCCAACGGGGAGATTAGGTTGGATTGCAGGAAGGTGAACTGA
- the LOC103969411 gene encoding heat stress transcription factor C-2b — translation MEDGSPCFRSGHHQYGNGGGAGRGGGGPVAAPFVLKTYRMVDDPSTNAVIAWGRDNNSFVVVDPFAFSQLLLPSHFKHGNFSSFVRQLNTYGFRKVDPDRWEFAHASFLRGQTNLLRLIVRRNSGCRKKNERGEEEGEEEEGMEERVAAEVVRLKQEQRRIAERVEEMWRRVQETERKPRQMLAFLVKVAGDPKLLGRLGAGPAPGAIEGGEKRARLRSGDEYERVLEMEGGVGRWQFDGQSMVAGDGEEGMMLCGGDGGGAHQFPGTSDPIGFYGGPVWVGGEFGGVEGDGLGGGSAAYPFPSHVGNES, via the exons ATGGAAGACGGCAGCCCCTGTTTCAGAAGCGGCCACCACCAATACGGCAACGGTGGAGGAGCAGGACGGGGTGGCGGCGGTCCGGTGGCTGCTCCCTTCGTGCTGAAGACCTACCGCATGGTGGACGACCCCTCCACGAACGCCGTCATTGCCTGGGGCCGCGACAACAACAGCTTCGTCGTCGTCGACCCCTTTGCCTTCTCGCAGCTCCTCCTCCCCTCCCACTTCAAGCACGGCAACTTCTCCAGCTTCGTCCGCCAGCTCAACACTTAT GGGTTTCGGAAGGTGGATCCCGATCGGTGGGAGTTCGCGCACGCGTCGTTTCTGAGAGGACAGACGAATCTGTTGAGGCTGATAGTGCGGAGGAACAGCGGCTGCAGGAAGAAGAACgagaggggagaggaggagggggaggaggaagaggggatgGAGGAGAGGGTGGCTGCGGAGGTGGTGAGGCTGAAGCAGGAGCAGAGGAGGATAGCCGAAAGGGTGGAGGAGATGTGGAGGAGGGTGCAGGAGACGGAGCGGAAGCCGAGGCAGATGCTGGCCTTCCTGGTCAAGGTGGCCGGGGATCCCAAGCTCCTCGGCCGCCTCGGCGCGGGGCCGGCGCCGGGCGCGATCGAGGGAGGGGAGAAGCGCGCTCGGCTCCGGTCGGGGGACGAGTACGAGAGGGTGCTGGAGATGGAAGGAGGGGTAGGTCGTTGGCAGTTCGACGGGCAGAGTATGGTGGCGGGGGATGGCGAGGAGGGCATGATGCTGTGCGGTGGAGATGGTGGCGGTGCACATCAATTCCCGGGGACCAGCGATCCCATAGGATTTTATGGTGGTCCGGTGTGGGTGGGGGGTGAGTTTGGCGGGGTGGAGGGGGACGGTCTCGGTGGTGGATCAGCAGCTTATCCCTTCCCTTCTCATGTGGGGAACGAGTCCTAG